A stretch of DNA from Camelus ferus isolate YT-003-E chromosome 18, BCGSAC_Cfer_1.0, whole genome shotgun sequence:
ACACAGTTACTGTTCCAGGCACATGCCTACAAACTGAATGGGGATTCCTCCATACGTGGGCAGTTGGGTTTTTATGGTCCCACTGAACCTTTTTCAACTCTGAGATTCTATTATTGTATGATTTTATCATATCTTGGATCAAAACTTTTTCACACAAACTGACAAGAACAGTTTCATCACTTCTTTAATGTTTGATGTTTAAATAATATGACATATTATAGTTTGGTGCTGATGAGCTTAGCATTTGGAGGCAAAGTGATCTTGGTTTAAatgctggttctgccacttattggctgtgtgactttgggcgaGTGAATTAACTATTCTGAACCTGTTTttcccaactgtaaaatgagggtacTAGAAGTGAAACCACTTCATAATGGGAGGATTAAGTGAAGTGATCCACACAAAACACTCGGCATGGTGTTTAGAACACGGTTAAGTGCTCAACAGACATTAACACCATGTTTTGCTGAAGCTGTCATTCTCAACTATACCCGACCTTTAGCTCTAAGATTCTGTTTGCAGGTGACAAATGTCTTCTTAAAAGCTACCAAGGAGGCCCTCTGATACTCAAACGTTGCATTAAGTTGGTGGATATTTGTCCTGAGCGTGTCATTTTCTCTCTGCAACTCAGTGGCTTTCAGCAAGAAGCACTCGAGtccataattcttttcattttgttccccCCAAATTACCCAAGTCAGTATATCCCTTTCCACCTATATTCCATCCCAGTTCACCAAAGTGAATGTCTCCTAATCAAGCAGCCACCACACGCCGGGGACTATCAGTGCTCTGCCCACCACAGTGGTCCTCATTGCCTCTTGGTGAGTGGCCAACTCCACAACTCATTCTTACAAGACCACTCATGGCACCATCTCTTAGATCAGGCTCCCTAAGGCAAAGCTTGAGCCAGGGATTCAGAGCCACGTTGAGTTGCTGAGGGCATGGAGGGAACGAGACAGGATGGAGAAGGCCAAGAGCCTGAGTGGAGTCTGATAAAGCCTGTCTGATCAAGTCTAGCCTTGGCCTGATCCACAAACTGCACAGCTTCCCACCCTGAAGCGGGTGATCAGCCCTTGGTACCCCCATATCAATCAGTCATGGGCTGGGGGGCGGAGGGCAGCTAACTCCTGGGTGAGGCAGCTCCCACCCACTGAGGGTAATTCtccaaaggagaagggggagagttGTGAGCACTTGGCAGCCAAAACTCAGAGCAGCTGGGGCACGGAGACACCAGCCTGTAATGGGGGTCTGCACAGGGGACCAGTGTACAACACACACAGTCAAAGTGTTTCTTGGGTGTTTATTGTTAAGCCAGGCAGTCAGCAGAAGCAGGACTTACTTCAGCAGCGCCCAGAAGCCTGTGTCCCTCTCTAGCAAACAGGCTCAAGTTAACCCTCATCCATGTAATTGTCTTTCCCCCACAATCCCACCCAGACCTTCCCACAAGGCAGGGCTCACCAGACCATAACCTCCTGGCTCCTAATTAATGTTTAGTTTCAAATCCAGCTGCAACTCAAATTGAAGCTCATTCTACACGCCATTATCCTATGGGAGAGCTCTATCTCCATGGCAACTGGGAGCTGGTACATACACTGCTTGGACCATAATTCTTCACTCAGCGTTGTCCAATTCCTTCTATGGATGTAGCTGCCCTCATTCTTGTGGGTAATAAGACTAAAAACCAGTCCACAGTTCTTCTCTTCTCTATGCCCCTAAGGTcccgctcccctctccccaagaaGTGACTGGCCAACACAGTTTCTCCTGAATTTACAAACTTGACTTCTCTTTCTACTAGCTAAACTTGATGCTAGggagaatcaaaacaaaacaaaaaggtagaGGGTGTTTCACGGAGAAGTTGTAGATTGAATAAGGCAACAAGAACACATCCCCGTCCAGCCTCCGAACCTCAActttaccaaaacataaataccTTAAGTCAGTTTCTTTTTGAAGGGTTTACTACTCAAAGGGAACGGAGCCTGGAGCATTCTAGTGGCTGGGAGGATCATACCTCGGAGATTCATTGCCGAGGTACCAAAATCAGGATCATGCTGAAGTCCTCTCTTCCTGTCACCATGCTCTTCCCTGAATAGATAAACTGTCAAATGAGGCAGAAACTACTAAAGCTTATTTCTACTGCATTCGTGAGGCCTTCCCCAGTGTCAATGTGCTGAGACTCACGTGAAGAATGAGTGTCATCTGAAGGTTTCCCTTCACCCCCTGTATCCCTAGCTTCTCTCTTGTCTAGATTCTTAAGCATGAAGATGCTAACGAAAGCATTTCTCAGTGGGAAGAGCAGCTACCTTTGTTGTGGATTCTCCAGTGTTCCTAAGTTCTAACTGAAGGATTGCAACACATCTGGAGGTTTGATGGTTACGTCGGAGAAGATGCTTGAAGTTGCTATTACGTTCATTACAAGGAGTGGGGCTCCTTCTCAGGAAGGCTTCTCTAAGACTGTGTACGAGTGCTTCTACGAGAGAAACACCTACACACTCAAGGTGTTTATGGGATCTGTCCTCTCATGACTTCTCAGATGTTTAAAGAGGCTACAACTCCAGCTGAAACTCATTCCACACTCTTTGCACTGAAAGGGTTTCTCACCAGTGTGGGTTCTCTGATGTTGATTGAGATGTGACTTGAGAGTGAAGCCTCTGCCACACTCGTTACACTGATGGGATTTCAGGGTTGGAGCAGCTTTTTGGATGTTGCTTTATGTGGGAACACTGGCCAGCGATTCCTCGACACGTCTCGCACTTGGAGGTTTTCTCTGCGGTGTGAGCTCTGTAATGCTGAATCAGGTCTGAACTAAAGCGAAAGGCTTTGCCACACACGTCACACTTATAAGGCTGCTCCTGTAACTCCATCTTCTTATCTTCAATCACGGTTAAGTTCCAACTATACGCTTCCTCACACATGccgtttttttcatttttctggcccACGTGGAGCACCTGATGTTCAATGAGGCTCACGTACTGAAAAAAGATCTCCCCACATTCGTGACACTGATGGGATTTCTCTCTCGAGTGGAGCCTCAGATGCCCGGCGAGGTGCGAACGCCTCCCAAAGCCTTTCCCGCACTCACTGCACTTAAATGGTCTCTCCCCGCTGTGCACGCTCTGATGCTGAACCAAGTGGGACCTCACTCTAAACGCTTTTCCGCACAAGGGACAGGTGTagggcttctccccggtgtggaCCCGCTGGTGCTGCGTCAGGTGCACGCGCTGGTTGTAGCTTTTCCCGCACTCGTCGCACCGAAATGGTTTCTCCCCCGTGTGGATGCGCTGATGCTGAATAAGATGTGCGCTCTGGATAAAGCTTTTCCCACACTCGTTGCATTTATGTGGTCTCTCTCCTGGGGAGGACTTTTTGTGGACGTACGTGACTTCGTTGAAATTCACCCTCTTTGAAGAGGCTTGTCCTAGTCTCTCTTTCATGGGAATTCCCTGCTTTCTCTCCAACTTGCCCTGCTGTTCATGGCCTTCTCCAAAATCTTGAACTGGAGGAACACTTCTCTGGATTCTTCCTGTGAGTTCCACGTCTGCCGCTGAAAACTCTGAAATCTTCTTCTTAAcattcagttttgtatttttacttcttttatcactgcctgaaaaaataaagaggagacACAAAAGTTATCAGTTCttctacagaagaaaaatgaactacCGGGGGAAAAAAGGATAATCAAAAGGAACTATGATGTAACAGGAGTAACGAAGTGGGGGTGCAGGCATGTGCGTGAGGCcagcagaaatgaaaagaatcttctGGGATCTGTCCGGTGACGAGAACAAGACAAAGAAGAGAGGCTTACTTGGGAGGGTGATGAGAAGGGTGGAGGTTAGGCAATCACAGGGAAAAGCCAAACAATGATGACAcaggaaggacaggaaggaaTTCTGACATGGGAGAGGAGGTAGGAAACGTGGAAGGGTCATTGCCCCAACAGAAGCCCAGCAGACGGAATGAGATAGAACAAAGACGCACAACTGGATGGTGAGAACGGACAGAACCCGGAGGAATGGGAAGCAAAGGAGTGTGAAAGGGTGATGGAGTTAGAAGAACATCTGAATATGAGCCAGGAAAGATGAGAAATGAGCCAATAAAAACTATTGTCAAGAGGGGATGTGATGCACCAATCTCTGTGCTCTCGTCCCTCAGCCAATGCCCCAGCTTCCGTCCCTCCCATGGTGCCCAACATTCCTCATCTGGGAACGCCCATCACCTCTCACATCTGTTCCTCCCGTCAGACCACCAGCTCCACACGGGCATGAACTGTGTCTGCTGTTTCCTGCTGTACCCCAAGCACCCAGCCATGGAGGCTCTCAATAAACATGGTTGGCTGAGCACACAAACTACCCCTCCTTCAGTCAAAAACATGGGGGAGGCAGGTGAGTGGTGGCTAGGAAACGAGGCCTGAGGACAGTTACTGGGGTGATGTGAAAGAAAAGATCCTATTTAAAAACAACTGCTTCCCAGGTCCAGGGTGCTGCTGGATTGGTTTCCCCAATGATGCAGTCGCCAAGTAGAACGAGATGGACCTGGCTGGGGAaacagctcagctcagctcagcccagaaCATTAAAGACACCGTGGGCTTCCTAAGCTTCAATTCCATGTTGGAAGAGGGGGCAGTGGCTGTTGGTGTGAATGACAAGtaggtgggcttggggacatcaaaggcataatttaaaaataaacactttggGCAGTCTTTGCATTTTCTAAAGAATATTAATAAGAACCTTTAAGTTCACAGCACAGTTTATGGTGAGCTCACCGTTATGTAAATCATGTGAGcagataaaaaaataaggaaacagggaAATTACTCAAACTTACTCATCAccaaattaatgaaaatgaacatagcAAAGAATTCTCTTCTGCTGACTCAATTTGCTAAAAAAATGTTCCGATAACCCCGGAAGAAATGTCGTGCAACTGAAGCTCCCACATGCAGTataactgttttaaaaagcaatttggtGATACATAGCAAgagccataaaaatgtttttggctTTTCATCCACTAGCCTCGCTTCTGGGCACCTATCATAAGGAAATAatcttaaatacagaaaaaagcatAAACACAGCTATCgggacaaaagaggaaaaaatgagaatttcaactGGGGAACAGCTGAGTAGATTATGATGTCCCCACACAACGCCAGGCTGTCAGAAATAACAAACAGGAGGGCCAAGCAACACCGCAAAACGTGCCTAGTATTTAACTATACACTATGAACACCTCGATATAAAAATAGGCTTgtgaaaaaaagatggaaatacaCTAAAGAATTATAGTTCTATTAGTTAAGGTGGTGGGATTATGAGTGATTTATTTCCCTCCCactttctttcccccaaacttCCTGAACAGTTGACCTATGAACAAGACTGGTTTGACCTGTGAGGGTCCACTCAGATGCACGATTTTTTCCAATAAACATGTACTGCACTCCTACACGGTTCACAGCTGGGTGAATCCAAGGATGTGGAACCGGACACAGAGGGCTGCGGGTAAAGTTACACGTGGTCTGTGGACTGTGGAGCGGGGTGTCAGTGCCCCGAACCCCTGCGTTCtgcaagggtcaactgtactattgtctcattttaaaataaatgaggcaggggatacagctcagtggtagagtgtgtgcttagcaagcacgaggtcctgagttcaatccccagtacctccattaaatacatacataaataaacctaattacctccctccctgccctgaaataaaatgaaatgaaataactcaattgggaaaaggggaaagaagcaTGTAAGAGAGCTCAAATCCTCATTTACTAAACAGAAAGTCAGTAGAGGGTGTCTGAAATTGATGagcagtattattttaaaacatggaattacCAGAAGAAACAGGGGActgctgagcccaggacctctggggaaagggaagtggggggtggcagggagggcagagcgTTCTGCTGACTAATTTGACGGCTAATTCAAGCACGAGTGATCCCAGACTGTCCATCTCCGCCCCTCCCAACTCCTGCTCCCTGGATCTCAACCCGCCTGTCCTAGAGTTCTAAGCCTATAAGGCAACgtctgcctccctttcctccccgAAGGCGCGCTCCCGACACCTACATCTCTGGGATTTCTCTCTGAAGTGGCGCTTGAGGTGCTCGATCAGGTGCGAGTGGCGGCCGAAGCTCTTGCCGCACTCGGAGCAGCCGTAGGGCCTCTCGCCGCTGTGCACGCTGTGGTGCTGCACCAGGTGCGAGCTGACGCGGAAGGCCTTCCCGCACACCTGGCACTTGTagggcttctccccggtgtggaCCCGCTGGTGCTGCGTCAGGTGCACGCGCTGGTTGTAGCTTTTTCCGCACTCCCCGCACTGGAAAGGCTTCTCCCCTGTGTGGATGCGCCGGTGCTGAATGAAGTTGGAGGCTTGGAGGAAAAATTTCCCACAGTCATTACATTTGTGACCCCTCTCGCGGCTTGGGTTCTGCTGACGGTGAACGTCCGTGATGGCACCCAGACCTCTTTTCTGAGGAGGGTTCTGCCTTGATCGCCCCACCGTGGGGTTTACCTGCCACCTGTCTACCCTGCTGTGAAGGTCACTGACTTCTGCAAACCCCTGGCTCGGGGGAACATTCCTTTCTGTGCTTCCTGAGGTCATCCATGGCGATTCGGCCTCCTTGGAAATCTGCTTTACCAAGACTTCCATGCTGTCATTCCTGGATTCATAATCTGAGATAgtggaaggaaaatggaaaagttagCTTATTCCCTgcattcaaagaaaagaaaaatgaccgAGGAATACGGGATAATGATATGAAACCAACAGGTTCTGGCAATGCAGGACCTGGTAAAGTCGCCTGCAAAATGACTTTACAATACAGGGATGGGAAACACAATGCTgaagcaggaaactgaggcaggttAGGGAAGAAAGAGCCGGTAAGAATGGTTCGGAGGATGAGACTGGGAGTGTAGTCGTTCTATTTAATGAAGATGATACCCTCTCGGTGTGGTATTTCCACAGTCCTTGTTTGTGAATACCTGTTCactattgggggggggggtctggtcatttatctacttatttattctctaatggaggtacgggggattgaacccaggaccccatgcgtgctgagcatgcactctaccactgagctgtaccctgcccctTCAATGTTAACTGTTCTCAATCAAATTTGATATTGGGTTATGCAGCTAACCCGGGCTTCACTTTCCCCTTCCTGTTTATTCACAGcctggagaagaaagaagctCTTTCTCACTTTTTTAATCCTCAAAGAATCTCAGTTTGGTGTGAATTCatataaaggagaaaaggcaTTCTGTCTATACCCAGAGAAGCCCTTCAACTGTCAAGAGCTAGCTTAGCACACAGCAGTCACTGATGAATAGAGACCTTTAAGAGACTGATCAGTTCCTTGTGGAACTAGTTTAGCAACATACATTTCACTCAAAACACTGACATTTACTAGGGTTTGCAAAGACAAGCCTTCAGCAGTTAACAAAAAATAaggaatgttttttaaatgctgggGAGATAGATCATGGCCTACTGAGAACTTTCTAATAAGATTttcttgtaaaagaaaaaaaaagctgttttcaaGTCTTAACACAAAAACGGAACTAAAGCACCAACAGTGGCTGAGTGCGCACCACGCACGAGGCACTGAGCCCGCAAGTGCTTTCCAGTTTTACGGCTTTCAGTCCTTACGACGACCCTCTGAGGTGGATGCTGTCCTTTCTTGACATAGTGAGGAGCTGTAAGTCTTGTACCATGAAGGCAACTTTAATTTATCTTACAACTATTTTTACTCAATTCTCttcctaaaaagacatttttaacagTGGaaacaaataagcatataaacAGAAGAATTCTATCACAAAACCAGACTTTTGACATGTTTTTTCCTCCCCCATTTAACTAAGCAGGTAATCTCAGCTATCACAGTATTTCTCTCTTATTCACAGCCACTTATGCCCACACATTTTATTCATACTAGAATTCTCTCCCATTCAGCAAGTTGAACAAGCTCATGGCTTTCTTTTTCTAGGGGTGGACGTGAAAAAATCATATGTGCTCAGTGCACCTCTTTGGGGCACTTAACGATCACCCTTCTCCAGAGAAGGTGATTATACAGGTTGTTTTACCAACTGGCTTACGGATTcgcttttctcctctttccccacctcttctCTGAGGACATCATAAGCTTCCTGCTGACTCTCCTGGCTAACTGTATGTCTGACAGAGAACTGTGGTCCTTGCTCAATGCTATGCCTGGGTGCTTAGTGCTTGGGGGCGAGGAGGGGAAGTTGGTACAAAAAATGCCCAATCAGTGGATTTACTGCTTTACAAATTCACACTCTTCAATCTCACTGATACCCAGCTGGCATTCTATGTGTCTAAGGGTGGCTGGTTTCCCACTCATTCTTCTCAGTGCTTTCCCAGTAGCATTTAAGTAGGCTTAAAACCTCCCCCATTAATAGAGACGAAATACAaaatcatccatccatctaaacCATGTACCCTTTCAGTGATCAGCCCTCTTTCACCTTCCCTTCACAGACAATGCTCTCGAAGGTTTTTCAAGAACAGCTTCCTCAAATTCCTCTCCTTTGCAATCTTCCAAGAAACTGTCTCTTGTTCCCCAACACCCCAGCCACTCCACTGAAATGGCTGTCTCCAATATTCATtcgctaatttttaaaaatctcgtTTCTAAATCTGATGGATACTTTTAGAATCTTCACCTTCTCTGGTGCTGTCAGGAACATACAGGCATGAAACTAATCTAATGCGACCTTCCCAGAGAAGTTATTGAGAAACCACTGAGTATGTTCTTAATGTAGAAAAATATGCTCAAGTTGTAAAGCTACTGTAATGAAGAGAtggataatgagaaaaaaaaaaatcagaaagcaagAATTCAGAACAGCCTGGAGAATGGTATACAAAAGAACTATGCCAAGTTCTGAAACTCTGAAACCCATTAAATACCTATAATGTaatagaaaaagattaaaaaaatacttattgacTCAAATCAGACCAGGAAGGTAtttgaaattagttttaaaaggagagaatgaaaaaaattgcATTAAGTATAATATTTACACTACATAAATAATTCCTTGCGACTACCACTAAGATTCCAACAGATAAACAAGCAGAGGGCATGTACCTATAAATGAAAGAACACAAATATATACCAAtagtaataaaagaaatggaaaattttaaaaagcagaagtcaattttattttttttaaataaaagcctgTGAGTGAATGAACACGTAGTTCATTTCAAAAAGAATGCTCTTCAAAAGAAATTTGGCATTATCATGTATGTACTTCCTCTAACGTCTGCCAGTGTGCTTGCTATATAGTCGTTCTTCCAAAATAGTTCATTCAAAAGAAGCTAAAAGCCTAAGCTCCAAAGTGTTGGCCAagtgctgagatttttttttataattgctcCAGGCAGCACAATCAAATATTAGTTTCCAGGATCATAACTTAGCCAGAAACAGGTTCAAAAATCTCATCTGGGGCGCAAAATTCAAGAAGGGATAAGATGTGTAAAATGCCAATGTCAAGGTGAACAACACAAAATAGGTACCAGGGATGTGAGAAAGGTAATGGGGTGGACCACTCACCATCCACGcgtgagaagaaaggaaaagaattaacgCTATTGAGATACTGTAATAACTACTGTAATCAACGGTTATGCAGCGAAGTCTGAGATGCTTTCACACCTGAGAATGACTCAGTTAACAATTATTCAATTTGTCAAGGAGCAGAGCACAATAACTACTATAAATCTGTTAGAATCCAATCCTGTTAGCTTGAAGCTAAACATGACATTTGCTGGACTGCAAATGAGATCCCCAAAGCATTATCAGTCCTCAATCATAAACATATTATGATGGAAATCATCAGAATAAGctgaacaaggaagaaaagagggagaaagctgATTCTTTCATaggataaaaaaataagcaaggtCATAGCAATGAAAACATACACGCTTTTATATAGGACATGCTAGAAATATTCTTTCGAAGATAACAAAATTAAGATGTCCTAATCCATGCAGACGAAATAATTCTTACCCATGGAAGTAACACTCCCATAATTCTCCTTCCTGTCATCCCTATAGAGGGACTTCTGGGACTGGTCCAAATGTCCCCATTCCTCCAGGATGAAGGATACAGCCACATCAGCCACATCTTCAATTTTCACCAACTTCTGAAACACAAAATCACCACTAAATTCCCTACGTTCAAATTTGGAGTGAGGGGAGGaacaggggttgggggtgggcactaaggaaagaaaaaggggaggGACAATGCTTCACAGAGGCCAGAGGTGTAGaccagaaaaagacattaaagCACAAACGCGATGGGCCCAGTCTCTGGTTAAAGAGACAGAACTCTGATAAAGATTCAGGCTTAAGGCAGCTACTGGTTGAAGAATAGACATGGGTCCTCAATGTGGGCACAGGGATGCCGGCTCACCTGGGACCCAGCTGAGAGAAGTGAGGCTGTCAGCTCCTGGCTGTCcttcaggggaagggagggaactTGGAGAGCAGGAAGGGCtgaggggggagaaaaagaggtGTCAGTGAGCATCTCTCTGCCCAGTTCCAACTGCCATCATGTTCCACTTTTGCTCAGGAATCCACAATGGCGCCCAGTGGCATCAGGGCTTGGCTGTCAAGACCCTCTACTTTTTAGCTCCCCGGCACCTACCGTATACGCACTCTTCCCCTCCAAAACCAGACGCCCTGCTTTGGTCAGGCTAGTCC
This window harbors:
- the ZKSCAN5 gene encoding LOW QUALITY PROTEIN: zinc finger protein with KRAB and SCAN domains 5 (The sequence of the model RefSeq protein was modified relative to this genomic sequence to represent the inferred CDS: deleted 1 base in 1 codon); this encodes MIMTETGEVIDLDPPAETSQEQEDLLIVKVEEEDCTWMQEYNPPVFETFYQRFKHFQYHEASGPREALSQLRVLCCEWLRPELHTKEQILELLVLEQFLTILPEEFQTWVREHHPESGEEAVAVVENIQRELEERRQQIVAFPEGLPQKIEPPGARPESFSHQLLPVDPQPEQEPQKPHVLEEDALPALQVPSLPLKDSQELTASLLSAGSQKLVKIEDVADVAVSFILEEWGHLDQSQKSLYRDDRKENYGSVTSMDYESRNDSMEVLVKQISKEAESPWMTSGSTERNVPPSQGFAEVSDLHSRVDRWQVNPTVGRSRQNPPQKRGLGAITDVHRQQNPSRERGHKCNDCGKFFLQASNFIQHRRIHTGEKPFQCGECGKSYNQRVHLTQHQRVHTGEKPYKCQVCGKAFRVSSHLVQHHSVHSGERPYGCSECGKSFGRHSHLIEHLKRHFREKSQRCSDKRSKNTKLNVKKKISEFSAADVELTGRIQRSVPPVQDFGEGHEQQGKLERKQGIPMKERLGQASSKRVNFNEVTYVHKKSSPGERPHKCNECGKSFIQSAHLIQHQRIHTGEKPFRCDECGKSYNQRVHLTQHQRVHTGEKPYTCPLCGKAFRVRSHLVQHQSVHSGERPFKCSECGKGFGRRSHLAGHLRLHSREKSHQCHECGEIFFQYVSLIEHQVLHVGQKNEKNGMCEEAYSWNLTVIEDKKMELQEQPYKCDVCGKAFRFSSDLIQHYRAHTAEKTSKCETCRGIAGQCSHIKQHQKAAPTLKSHQCNECGRGFTLKSHLNQHQRTHTGEKPFQCKECGMSFSWSCSLFKHLRSHERTDPINTLSV